The following are encoded together in the Mumia sp. Pv4-285 genome:
- a CDS encoding histidine phosphatase family protein: MASSLWMVRHGPTEWAENGRHTSRTDLPLLPVGEERARELAPRLAGTEFAQVLTSPRLRARRTAELAGFPDAQVEPDLAEWDYGAYEGLTTPQIRETVPGWTVWSNGAEAAGGESADEIATRLDRVVERVRAGDGPALVFGHGHALRALAARFLDEPVRFGARLALGTATLSILGYEHGSDPVVERWNA, from the coding sequence ATGGCGAGCTCGTTGTGGATGGTGCGGCACGGACCCACCGAGTGGGCGGAGAACGGCCGGCACACCAGCCGTACCGACCTCCCGCTGCTGCCCGTCGGCGAGGAGCGTGCGCGCGAGCTCGCACCACGCCTGGCCGGCACCGAGTTCGCGCAGGTCCTCACGAGCCCCAGGCTGCGGGCGCGCCGTACGGCCGAGCTCGCGGGCTTCCCTGACGCCCAGGTCGAGCCCGACCTGGCGGAGTGGGACTACGGCGCGTACGAAGGGCTCACGACGCCGCAGATCCGCGAGACGGTGCCCGGCTGGACGGTCTGGAGCAACGGCGCGGAGGCCGCGGGGGGCGAGAGCGCCGACGAGATCGCGACGCGGCTCGACCGGGTCGTCGAACGCGTCCGCGCCGGAGACGGGCCCGCCCTGGTCTTCGGACACGGTCACGCGCTCCGTGCCCTCGCGGCGCGCTTTCTCGACGAACCCGTGCGTTTCGGGGCGCGTCTCGCGCTCGGGACGGCGACACTGTCGATCCTCGGGTACGAGCACGGCTCGGACCCGGTCGTCGAGCGCTGGAACGCCTGA